Within Paenibacillus albicereus, the genomic segment CAACCCGCTCGTCATCTGCGTCCTCAAGGGCGCGTTTATTTTCATGGCCGATCTGGTTAAGGAAATACGCGTGCCGCTGGAAATGGACTTCATGGCCGTCTCCAGCTACGGAGCCTCCACCAAGTCCTCCGGCGTCGTCAAAATCATCAAGGATCTCGACGTCTCCGTCGAAGGTCGGGACGTGCTCATCGTCGAGGACATCATCGACAGCGGCCTGACGCTCAGCTATCTGATCGACGTGCTGGAGCGCCGCAACGCCAAGTCGGTGACGGTCGTCACGCTGTTCGACAAGCCGTCCGGCCGCTCCGTCGACCTGAACGCCGACTATACTGGATTCACCCTTCCTCATGCTTTTGTCGTAGGCTATGGCCTGGACTACGCCGAGTACTATCGCAACCTGCCGTACATCGGCATCCTGAAGCCGGAAGTCTAT encodes:
- the hpt gene encoding hypoxanthine phosphoribosyltransferase; translation: MHNDIQEILHSEEEIRDKVKELGEILTRDFEGRNPLVICVLKGAFIFMADLVKEIRVPLEMDFMAVSSYGASTKSSGVVKIIKDLDVSVEGRDVLIVEDIIDSGLTLSYLIDVLERRNAKSVTVVTLFDKPSGRSVDLNADYTGFTLPHAFVVGYGLDYAEYYRNLPYIGILKPEVYLK